From a single Aricia agestis chromosome 17, ilAriAges1.1, whole genome shotgun sequence genomic region:
- the LOC121735544 gene encoding zinc finger CCHC domain-containing protein 24-like, with product MSPTAIAGELPQWCGNIDSCPQALLGWLYLVDEKNDKWVPGSVWGPLPTAAPGSAQSDDTASLAEQLLALSLRRPPRPPPPAYMCHLCFKKGHYIGDCPKARPKGEGLTPYQGKKRCFGEYKCPKCKRKWMSGNSWANNGQDCIKCGINVFPHKQRPLEKPDGLDVSDQSKIHPQHLCQKCRTLGYYCRREY from the exons ATGTCACCGACGGCCATCGCGGGGGAACTGCCCCAGTGGTGCGGCAACATCGACAGCTGCCCCCAGGCGCTGCTGGGCTGGCTCTACCTGGTAGACGAGAAGAACGATAAG TGGGTGCCCGGCTCAGTATGGGGGCCTCTGCCGACGGCGGCGCCGGGCTCCGCGCAGTCCGACGACACTGCCTCGCTGGCAGAACAGCTGCTGGCGCTGTCCCTccgccgccccccgcgccctcCCCCACCAGCCTACATGTGCCATCTGTGCTTCAAGAAGGGACACTATATTGGGGATTGCCCGAAG GCACGTCCTAAAGGCGAGGGTCTGACGCCATACCAAGGCAAGAAGCGGTGCTTCGGCGAGTACAAGTGTCCGAAGTGCAAGCGCAAGTGGATGAGCGGCAACTCATGGGCCAACAACGGCCAGGACTGCATCAAGTGTGGGATCAATGTCTTCCCACATAAACAG AGGCCTCTGGAGAAGCCAGACGGGCTGGACGTGAGTGACCAGTCCAAGATCCACCCCCAGCATCTCTGCCAGAAGTGCCGCACCCTGGGCTACTACTGCCGACGCGAGTACTAG